A window of bacterium genomic DNA:
TCATCCCCTGCCCTTCTCTTTACCTCAAGGTAATCGGTAATATTCTTTTCTATGGTCTTTGGTGTAATATTATTTATTCTGTTATATTCTATTTGCTTCTTTCTCCTTCTTTCTGTCTCATCCATTGCCTTTTTCATAGAATTGGTTATCCTATCTGCATACATAATCACACAGCCATCAATATTCCTTGCACACCTTCCAAATACCTGGATTAGGGATGTTTCCGACCTTAAAAATCCCTCCTTGTCTGCATCCAACACAGCAACCAAAGAAACCTCGGGAAGGTCTAATCCCTCCCTTAATAGATTTATCCCAACCAAGACATCAAAGTTTCCCAGCCTTAAATCCTGTAATATCTCAACCCTCTTTAATGACTCTATATCCGAATGGAGATACCTGACCATTAAACCTTTCCTTGCAAGGTAATCTGCCAGGTCTTCGGCTAGCCTCTTAGTTATGGTTGTAACGAGAACCCGCTGATTTTTCTCGGTTCTTTTTGTAATCTCCTGGATTAAGTTTTCTATTTGATTCTCTTCGGGTCTAACTTCTACCCTTGGGTCAACAATCCCGGTAGGTCGGACAATCTGCTCAACCACCTGCTGGCTTAAAGAAAGCTCATAGGAATCTGGTGTAGCAGAGATGTATATCTTCTGATGGGTTAATGATAAAAATTCATCAAACCTTAAAGGTCTATTGTCATAGGCAGAGGGAAGCCTAAATCCATAGTCAATAAGGGCTTTTTTTCTTGCTTTATCTCCCTCATACATTCCCTTAAGCTGGGGAATGGTTACATGGGATTCATCAATAATGACAAGAAAATCATCGGGGAAATAATCAATTAAGGTATATGGTCGTTCCCCTGGCTTTCTTCCTGAAAGGTGCCTTGAATAATTTTCAATGCCATGGCAATAACCCGTCTCCCTTAACATTTCTATGTCAAATCTGGTTCTCTCTTCTATCCTCTGTGCCTCAATAAGCTTATTCCTATCTTTAAAATATTTTATCCGCTCAACAAGCTCATCGGAAATTGTCCTTAATGCCTGCCTTAATCTCTCTGCATTGGTAAGAAAATGCTTTGCCGGATAGATAACCACACTATTTGTCTCTCTTTTCTCCTTTGTCAAAGGGTCAATTATCAAAATCTTTTCTATTTCATCGCCAAAAAGGGAAAGCCTGATTATATCTTCAGCTTGTGAAGGAAATAGATCAATTACCTCACCCTTTACCCTGAATTCCCCCTTTTGGGGAGAAGCATTGTTTCTTTTATATTGCAGCCTTACCAACTCGGAAAGAAACCCATCCCTCTCTATAACATCACCACAAGAAAGCTTGATGATGGATTCATGCCAGTCAGAGGGAGAACCAAGGTTATAGATGCAGGATACCGAGGCTACCACGATAACATCCTTCCTTGTCATCAAAGAAGCCGCTGCCTCAAGCCTTAATCTATCAATTTCATCGTTTATGCTGCAATCCTTCTCAATGTATGTATCGGTTGATGGAATATATGCCTCAGGCTGGTAATAGTCATAGAAGCTAATAAAATAAGAGACAGCATTTTCGGGAAATAATTCCTTAAATTCTGAATAAAGCTGGGCAGCCAATGTCTTGTTATGGGAGATAACCAAGGTTGGTTTATTAACTTGGGCAATAACATTTGCAATGGTAAATGTCTTGCCACTTCCGGTAACACCCAATAAAACTTGGTCTAAAAAGCCAGATTTTAACCCTTTCACAAGCCTCTCTATTGCCTTTGGCTGGTCTCCCTTGGGAGAAAAATTACTTCTTAATATAAACATACATAAAGATTTTAAAAGAAAGAGAAAATTCTTGCAATTCTTATATTTTTATGATAAAATAAAAAATTATGGAAGAACTTAATGAGAAGATAATCGCAGCACAGGCAATTACAGAGAAGATTTTAGGCTTAATGGGAATAAGTGCGAATGTCATAGCACAGAAGGAAGGGGCTAATATTGTTATAGTAATCAAGAGCAATGATGCAGGATTGTTGATTGGAAAGGATGGAAAATGCCTTAATGCCCTTCAAGAGATTGCAAGAGCAATCTTCTTTAAAAAGACAGGTTTTAAAAAAAGGTTGGTATTGGATATCAATGATTATCGCAAAAGAAGGAAGGAAAGCATTATAAAGTGTGCAAGCGAGGCGGCAAATAAGGCATTTACCACAAAGGAAGAGGTGGTAATCCCTCCCATGCCTTCTTATGAAAGATATATTGTCCATTCATTCCTCCAAAGCGATCATCGGGTAACCACAATGAGTCAGGGAGAGGGGGATAATAGATGCGTCGTGGTTATTCCGAATGCATGATACAATCTGTGCCATATCAACGCCAATTGGAGAGGCAGGAATAGGAATAGTAAGAATTTCGGGAGGAGAATCGTTGAAAATTGCAAAGAGAATATTTAGGTCAAAAAATAAGCTTACCTCTCATAGATTGATCTATGGGAAGATAATTGACCCAGACTCAAATTGCATAATTGATGAGGCTCTTCTTTGCTATATGAAGGCACCAAAAACATATACAAGGGAAGATGTGGTTGAAATAAATCTTCATTCTGGCTTTGCCGTTCTTTCTGAGGTTCTTTCTCTTGTCCTAAAAGAGGGTGCAAGGCTTGCCGAGCCAGGTGAATTTACCAAGAGGGCATTCCTAAAAGGTCGAATTGACCTTGTTCAGGCAGAGGCTGTGGAAAAGATTATCTCATCAAAGACAACCCTGGCAAGAGAAATTTCGACCCAACAGCTACAAGGCGAACTTTCTTTAAAAATAAGAAAGATAAGGGAAAATCTCCTTTCTATCCTCTCCTTAATTGAAGCAAGCCTTGATTTTGAAGAGGAGCTGGATAGAGAAAGGCTTTTTAAAGATATTTTTTCTATTAAAAAAGAGCTAAAGGGTTTCCTTGAAGGATATAGGACAGGAAAATTCCTTTCAAATTCTTGTATTGGTGTTATTATAGGAAGACCAAATGTTGGAAAGAGCTCAATTCTAAATGCCCTGATTGGCACAGATAGAGCTATTGTAACCCCCATCCCTGGAACAACAAGGGATTTGGTAAGCGAGGTAATAAATATAAAAGGAATTCCCCTTAAAATTACGGACACAGCAGGGCTTTGTGATGCAATTGATCTAATAGAAAAGGAGGGAATAAAAAGGGCTTATAAGGCAATTGAAAATGCCGATATTGTTATTTATGTTTTAGATGGCACAGGGATTATTACGAAAGATGATATTGCTATTTTTGAAAAAATAAAGAATAAAAGCATAATCTTTACAGTTAATAAATCAGACCTTCCCAAAAGGATTGATATAGAGGTTTTAAAGAAATATAAAAAACCCATAGTTTTTGTCTCTGCAAAGAGAAAGGAGGTCTCTTTGCTTTTGGATGAAATAGAGAAGGCTCTTTTTAGCTCATACGATGAAGCACACATCATTACAAGTATAAGGCATAAGGAGGCAATGGAGAGGTCATTAGAGCATTTAGATAGGGCAATTAGCTCAAAAGAAGATGAGGTTGTTAGCATTGAATTAAGGGATTCTATAGATGCTATATCAGAGATATTGGGCGAGAATATAACAAATGAGGATATTTTGGATAGAATATTCTCTACATTTTGTGTGGGAAAATGAAGAAGGGGTATTTTTTGGGGATTCTTTTAAGTTGCCTGTTTTTATACCTTGCCATCAGGAATGTAGAATATAAAAATGTAAGAAATGCTTTGGTATCTGCGAATTACATCTTTATCATCCCTGCAATGCTTGTGGTTATTGCCTCATTTCTTTTAAGGGCGATAAGGTGGGGATATATCCTTGAAAGCACAAAGAAGATAGGGTTTAATAGCCTCTTTGGGGTGATGATGATAGGATTTATGGTGAATAATGTGCTTCCTGCAAGGATTGGAGAATTTAGCCGGGCATATATGATGGGAAGAAAGGAAAATATATCAAAAAGCCTTTCATTTGGAACAATTGTTTTAGAGAGAATCTTTGATGGCTTTGCTCTTTTGTTCATCCTTGGTCTTTCAATGCTTCTCTCTCCATTTCCAAAATGGGTAAAGGCATTTGGTCTTATTAGCCTTTTCATATTTAGCCTCTCTATGGTTTTTATTGTCTTTTTAAGGATAAAGAGGGAATTTATGGTAAAGAAAATAGAAAATTTAGCCTCTATTTTTCATAAAGGGTTTTCAAGTAGAATTTCCTATATCTTTGATAGATTTATTGATGGATTGGCAAGCCTTGAAAACCTTAAGCATACAGGGCTAATAATCATTTATTCTATAATTTCCCAAATCGTCCTTGGCATAGAATTTCACCTTTTGTTCTTTTCCTTTGGGTTTAATCTTG
This region includes:
- a CDS encoding R3H domain-containing nucleic acid-binding protein → MEELNEKIIAAQAITEKILGLMGISANVIAQKEGANIVIVIKSNDAGLLIGKDGKCLNALQEIARAIFFKKTGFKKRLVLDINDYRKRRKESIIKCASEAANKAFTTKEEVVIPPMPSYERYIVHSFLQSDHRVTTMSQGEGDNRCVVVIPNA
- the uvrB gene encoding excinuclease ABC subunit UvrB; translation: MFILRSNFSPKGDQPKAIERLVKGLKSGFLDQVLLGVTGSGKTFTIANVIAQVNKPTLVISHNKTLAAQLYSEFKELFPENAVSYFISFYDYYQPEAYIPSTDTYIEKDCSINDEIDRLRLEAAASLMTRKDVIVVASVSCIYNLGSPSDWHESIIKLSCGDVIERDGFLSELVRLQYKRNNASPQKGEFRVKGEVIDLFPSQAEDIIRLSLFGDEIEKILIIDPLTKEKRETNSVVIYPAKHFLTNAERLRQALRTISDELVERIKYFKDRNKLIEAQRIEERTRFDIEMLRETGYCHGIENYSRHLSGRKPGERPYTLIDYFPDDFLVIIDESHVTIPQLKGMYEGDKARKKALIDYGFRLPSAYDNRPLRFDEFLSLTHQKIYISATPDSYELSLSQQVVEQIVRPTGIVDPRVEVRPEENQIENLIQEITKRTEKNQRVLVTTITKRLAEDLADYLARKGLMVRYLHSDIESLKRVEILQDLRLGNFDVLVGINLLREGLDLPEVSLVAVLDADKEGFLRSETSLIQVFGRCARNIDGCVIMYADRITNSMKKAMDETERRRKKQIEYNRINNITPKTIEKNITDYLEVKRRAGDEKIEIGIESSDPWTMIEFLEEEMKKAAETLEYEKAALFRDKIFEIKRVLRKRRNS
- the mnmE gene encoding tRNA uridine-5-carboxymethylaminomethyl(34) synthesis GTPase MnmE, which gives rise to MHDTICAISTPIGEAGIGIVRISGGESLKIAKRIFRSKNKLTSHRLIYGKIIDPDSNCIIDEALLCYMKAPKTYTREDVVEINLHSGFAVLSEVLSLVLKEGARLAEPGEFTKRAFLKGRIDLVQAEAVEKIISSKTTLAREISTQQLQGELSLKIRKIRENLLSILSLIEASLDFEEELDRERLFKDIFSIKKELKGFLEGYRTGKFLSNSCIGVIIGRPNVGKSSILNALIGTDRAIVTPIPGTTRDLVSEVINIKGIPLKITDTAGLCDAIDLIEKEGIKRAYKAIENADIVIYVLDGTGIITKDDIAIFEKIKNKSIIFTVNKSDLPKRIDIEVLKKYKKPIVFVSAKRKEVSLLLDEIEKALFSSYDEAHIITSIRHKEAMERSLEHLDRAISSKEDEVVSIELRDSIDAISEILGENITNEDILDRIFSTFCVGK
- a CDS encoding lysylphosphatidylglycerol synthase transmembrane domain-containing protein, whose product is MKKGYFLGILLSCLFLYLAIRNVEYKNVRNALVSANYIFIIPAMLVVIASFLLRAIRWGYILESTKKIGFNSLFGVMMIGFMVNNVLPARIGEFSRAYMMGRKENISKSLSFGTIVLERIFDGFALLFILGLSMLLSPFPKWVKAFGLISLFIFSLSMVFIVFLRIKREFMVKKIENLASIFHKGFSSRISYIFDRFIDGLASLENLKHTGLIIIYSIISQIVLGIEFHLLFFSFGFNLAFYSPYFIASIVGLSSMIPSAPGYIGVFQSFCVGGLILFGINKDIALSYSIVCHIVQYIPVTAIGIFYFINENIPISKIEGRPCFRKP